From one Montipora capricornis isolate CH-2021 chromosome 10, ASM3666992v2, whole genome shotgun sequence genomic stretch:
- the LOC138022255 gene encoding adenosine receptor A2b-like has product MMKKSVCDVFLSYVPTISESGELNSTYIVNLLLNTFSSYTAVVLNIVTIYALSKALGFPKQLKKLLLSLALSDLGVGLIVQPFYSTFLVLWIQRENPGCVSYRTFFVFLSVFAISSFFGVFAITFDRFLAIHLHLRYKQIVTQKRVAFSIISLWSLSGFVAVLTFWYPHESSHIISVIGSVCLFMTTLMYVKIYLVFRRHRIQIQQTFQVQPTDLASGSDFANFGQLRKSAVGVFYVYLVFMACYLPRGCNLFIVVVTKQSTPLKGFSLFAWTVMLLNSSINPVIYCLKMKHIRLAVMEILRNVLRRRNSSPNCQTISGHAGRI; this is encoded by the coding sequence ATGATGAAGAAGTCGGTTTGCGATGTTTTCCTTTCCTATGTACCCACCATTTCCGAAAGTGGAGAACTGAACTCAACTTACATCGTAAATTTACTCCTCAACACTTTCAGTTCGTATACCGCCGTTGTTTTGAATATTGTCACAATCTATGCCTTGAGCAAAGCTTTGGGTTTTCCCAAACAACTCAAAAAGTTACTTTTGAGCCTTGCTCTTTCTGATCTTGGCGTTGGTTTGATTGTGCAACCATTTTACTCCACCTTTCTCGTGCTGTGGATTCAACGTGAAAATCCTGGTTGTGTTAGCTACAGgacttttttcgtttttttgagTGTTTTCGCGATTTCGTCCTTCTTTGGTGTGTTTGCCATTACTTTCGACAGATTCCTAGCCATTCATCTTCATCTTAGATATAAACAAATTGTGACTCAGAAACGAGTTGCGTTTTCTATTATAAGTCTCTGGAGTTTGAGTGGATTTGTCGCAGTTTTAACCTTTTGGTATCCACACGAAAGCTCACACATCATATCCGTAATCGGAAGTGTTTGCCTTTTTATGACAACGTTGATGTACGTCAAGATTTATTTAGTTTTTCGACGCCACAGAATCCAAATTCAACAAACCTTTCAAGTGCAACCAACCGATCTTGCCAGCGGGAGTGACTTCGCAAATTTTGGACAGCTACGAAAATCTGCCGTTGGTGTATTTTATGTTTACTTGGTTTTTATGGCTTGCTATTTACCTCGGGGCTGTAACTTGTTCATTGTCGTGGTTACAAAGCAAAGCACCCCATTAAAGGGGTTTTCTCTCTTCGCTTGGACTGTAATGCTGCTTAATTCTTCCATTAACCCAGTCATTTACTGTTTGAAGATGAAGCACATCCGTCTTGCTGTTATGGAGATACTACGGAACGTACTTCGCCGGCGAAATTCATCTCCAAACTGTCAGACTATCTCTGGTCATGCAGGCAGAATATAA